DNA sequence from the Daphnia carinata strain CSIRO-1 chromosome 8, CSIRO_AGI_Dcar_HiC_V3, whole genome shotgun sequence genome:
GGAAGGACGTCAGTACTGGAGGCGATTCGCCATGGACGAAGTCAGCGTCACAGCCCATCGTTCGCAAATCTCATGTCATCGAACTAACCGTCACGATGCGCCATTGAGGTAATCCGCAACAAGACGTGATTATTCCCACAATTTAATTATTTCACGATCACGCAGGATATCACTAGCCGACTATGAAGGCATTTCTTATCATCCGGCACATACCTACACCGACGGATCATCTCAATGTGAGTGTCTCGGTTATTTTCGCATGTTACGGTTCACTGATTACGTAAATTTATCTACACGACGCCTTGCTGGCCTCACAAGTTACGTGTGCCAAATGACAGACAGCTTctcttttgaatatttttcaataacaaaaattgtgcACATATTCATATTCTTGGCCGTCTGCCACTTAATTTGTCAGCTAGCAGACTGACATGAAATTCGAAATcgttaaatgaaatttaacgAACGTTTCTGAATATCGCCAGACGTCCAAGGTAGGGGAGCGGTCGTGATTGTTGTTACCTAGAATCGATCCATGTCGAGTATCAATTAGGAACTGGATAAAACCCGAAGACTTCTACTTATAAATTAATTTCGTGATTGAAACGGGAGTTTACAATCAAATGAAACGATGCCTTTTCATTGCAGTTTTCCTGATGCTGGAGAATGTGGCGTCCGCTTCCAAGTTCGAAAGGCCGTGCGTTCTCGACTTGAAGATGGGCACCCGGCAGCACGGTGACGACGCGTCGGCCGAGAAGCGAAACCGGCAAATGGCCAAATGCGCCGCAAGCACCTCGGCTTCGCTCGGAGTCCGTCTCTGCGGCATGCAGGTATCTTGAAGGTCCTTTTAAACCACTTTCCTCCTACCGGATCCCCTCCACTTCCAACATATTTTCACGGTTGCAAATCATCCTAAAGATATTTAAATaattgctttttaaaatagtTGGGCCGTTCAGTTTTCTTGGCTGGCCCATCGTTTGGTAAATAGCCAATGGGATCGACATTGGCcaatgtttatttttgttatcaattttctattttcatgcATAATTGGCGGACAAACGTGTAAATTTCTGTTGCAGGTGTACGAGTCGACGACGGGCAATTTCGTTAGCCGCGACAAATATTTTGGCCGGCGGCTCGACGCGGACGGACTGCGTAAGGCGTTGGTCCAGTTTTTCGCTAGCGGAGGCGCCCGACGTTCCGCAATCCTTGATGCTATTCTTGAACGACTTAAACTCCTACGCAAGGTCGTCGAACAACACGAGACGTTCCGTTTCTATTCCAGGTCTTGTAATTAATTGACGGACCTGATGTCAGttcataaattatttttttctaaattgtcCAGTTCGCTTTTGATCGTTTACGAAGGCTGCGATGAACGTTGTGAATTTCTTCTTAGCCcggatttttatttcctcaATCCGGTTGGCAGACGATTTAATTCAGATTGCGGATGGGGAAGGACAAGTTATGACACAAGTCCTATTCGCTACGCAAATGAAGTgcccaaatttgaaaaaattggcCGTCCCGAGCAGAATGATTACGACTCGTTATCTATCACGTCGAGTGACCTTACAGATAGCTGTGACACTCAATCATTCAGTACGAGTCCGCAATCAGTCGACAGTGGACTTGATTGCCTCATGGTGGATCAAAGCATCACAGACAGCTGGACGAGTGTTGGCCATTTTAAAAGACATTCGTCGCCTGCTAGGATGATGGAATATAAATACGTTGATCAATCGACAGATAGCACCGACGTTTCATCCGTGGTCCGCCATCCTGGAAGCGTAATCCGTAAGGTGATGAAACGATCGGTTACAACTAGTTATACGGACAGCGAGGAAGAAAGCGATGTGATGTGGCAACGTCAGCTGGATGATGGCCAGCAGGTTTCGGCGGCATTTTCAGGCGAAGAGAATGGCGAATTGACGCCCGTGCTGGAAGTGAGCCGGGCGGAGGAGTTCACAGCAGATGGGAGCCAAACCAAACGCCGAATGATGGATGAAGACAAAGCGAGTCCGGCTAGCAAGGCGGGTAATTGCTGGGCGGATTGCGTCGATGTCCGCATGATCGATTTCGCCCACACAACATTCTCCGGATACCTCGGACTCGACGAAAGGATCCACTGGGGTCCCGATAACGGATACCTCTTCGGTCTTGAAACTTTAACGGACATTTTGTGTGCGCTTTGAGAAAATTCTGCAAAATTCCCGATGCCTTTCATCCGCAAAGATGATCTGACAACGTTGCACTCCGAATTTCTTTAAAGTAAAAATGGCAAACTGTAATTGTAAATAATTGAGTATGCGTCCAGTGAATATTGCAATAGTAAAATGCTGACTTGAAATACAATGCCGTGAATGGTGAGCCACGGGACCACAAAGGGGTCCCGCATGCTATTCACGAACGAAATCGAACCAAGGTTAATGGCTTCTAACGATACAACGCCATTTTCGAACGTCTAAATGACTTCATAAAAGACTATGGCAAACAAGACGATGCCGCTGTTGCATCGACTTTCTGAACCCCACCTTAGGGCGTTACCCCAACGCGGTCAAAAACTGTCCCGACGTCATTTGatttgcaagttttttttttcacattgtTGTGGCGGACGTAGTAAATACGCAGTGGGATAAACGCGTAATTTCTAGATATGTCGGGGTAAAAGCATCTGATTACTTGATGCGCACTGCTGGATGTCATTACAACTATCTGACAACAGAGTCGTCTCGGGAATCGGATGATGTTTGCCCGATTTTTGCAGATTATAAACAATAGAAATGCTGTAAGAATCatcttttgaaagagaaaatctaGTCGATTGGATTGTAATTGATGCTAATAGGTCGTAGACTTGCAAAAATCCAATACCATGTGAATGTAAACATCCTCTGGCGTGACAAAATCGTGTCTTGTTTGATCTGCCTTCTGGATATACCGGAAGTTTACGGCCCCGTTTCAAGATAACGTgtaatgttttcaaatttctttttgaaattataTGTTAAGAAAATTTAACTGACAAATGAGCTCTAACGAAATTTTAACGTTACGAAAAATCGTGATAACCCCCAGTAACAGAGAGCTGATTTTGCTCCTTTTGCATGATGTTTAATACAAGTAGGCACGTTAATGAAGTCTGCCATCTCTAGTGTTTGTTTTCCGGAGAATATTCCAGTTCAAATACGGTTCTATGCTCGTCCAACAGTTTATGTCACTCCAACAGTAATAACTCAAGTATTTTAAACAACTTGACGAATTCTGAAGTACATGATGGATGGAGGTCAGTACTTTACTCAATAAAGTTATCTATTAAATGATTCGCATGTTCTGAAACTTGGAACGTGTGAACGGAGTTTTCTTAGCGTAAGTGTATTAGGTAGAACGTGTTGAATTGgatttagtttcattttccaTAATGTTATTTACTACAAACAATACTGTTCTTAATTGTAAAGTAACATGTACACCGTTTAAGTGCCATCATCTTGAAAACCCCCATCGTATAGTACTTTTCCCttaaaaataatcatttttcgTCTCATAATAATCTGGGGGTGGGTGGGTGTTTATGGGGAGTAAGCATGGCTATTGATACACTGGATATTTGACTTGTTTAAAAATTCTCAATATTTCGAACTTTACTGATTCATTGTTTCCAGTTTATGAAAATTTGTCAATGAAAAAGTGAACTGTGATCCACGTTTTATGAGGTATCGatacaatgaaaaaaattttcaaagtaatactatcttgtttgttttactaGAGTTTTAGTAACGACAAGAACGTCGTCCATTGTAAGGCAATTGAATTGTTGATATCCTGAAAATTACAACCGCTAAACTTCTCTTTGTTCGCAAAAATGAAGATGGTGCACACGTGTACGTCGGAACCTGAAGGTAAGATactatttcctcttttttaaaGTTAGTCGATGTTGGCTTCGATGTGCTGTTAGTATGTAAATTTTGTTCGAGAACCACTGGCCAAATGTCTCTTTTTCACTGAACATGTGACAATTGAAACGAAGGAACCTAGTGTGACGATTCACATAAAACTAAGAAGTTAGCGTGACTCATCTTACTTTCCGCCattagacttttttttttttctaatcgaTACAGAACCCTGCAGAATTGTTGAGAATTCATGAGAGCTGTAAATGTATGTTCTATCAGTACGCTGTTGATGATTGCCTGTGTGTTTGACACCATCATGATTTTTGTACGTGATGTTGAATATGTTGGTTCTTTAGCTTAGTTGGGTTTGTTCTACCGAAACGACATCCGTTTACGTAATGAATGAGATCTACGCGTTTCTCCTCTCGACCTTCCAACCCAGTTTcagttaaaattattttcgaaTTTTCCAGCTGTTTCCATGGtgctaaaattttaaaaattgcctAACTCAATGCTTTTGAACTTAACTTTCGTTGTTTTATCAGGTTACATACAGTTAAATTCTTGATTATCACATTTGCCAAAACATTTGTAAATTCCAACATCAACGTTGTAGGGTAAACTTTCTTGAATATTCACTACTTTCATTTCCTTTGACTAAAGCTAATACTTTCGAATAGGATGAGGAAGTTGATAGCTAGGGCAAAAACGGTACAAACGGAAATTTGAGACAGAACAGTCAATTTCCCTTTGTGAAAATCCAGGACACTCAAACAGTCCGCTAGATTGCGTCTGCGCGTGCAGCTGGGAGCGGTAGGGAAAGACCCTTGCCTTTTACTTAGCCCACCTGGGTCGCTCCCGCTACGTTGGTTTTGTGAATGTACGCAGCAGTTGGCCTTTCGGGAGGGAAGACCGTAGATGTGCGTGATATAACAAAAAGGGGTATACATAGTGGGCTAGTGCAGGGTCTCGTTCATAGAGCAGCCGCTCGTCAGTGAGTCAACACGTCGACATTTTTCCTCCGCTTGTTTGTTATCTATTCGAGTGTACTTCAAAAGACAACATTGCCATTTGGTGCTTTCCTGTTCAAGTGCGTGCCATCGtcttaaaatttattttaaacattttgtgTAGGCCCCTCTGCTCGGTAAAATTATATCCGGGTAAGTTGCGTTTGTTATCTCTTAAATTTGTGACATACAGCGGTTAACAAGGTTAAGGAAAATAAGTGAAAAAGGATGTGGCTCATGCCATGACGTCATTTACAAGTGCCGGTCGAAATGCGGTTATCCCGCAAACCTTACCCGACCGCGAACTTGATTAAGGGGTTATTCGTTTAATTACAATTGAGATAATTTTGCTGACATGTAAATTTCAGGAtttctagttctttttctctattgGTTGACACGCGGGATCAATACTGTcgggatttttgttttactagtAACAGCTGTTTTTATGCAGTTGTTGAGACGTCGCATAAAAGTTGTTAAACAGTCGTGAGAATGTCAGGCATTTCCAAGGTTGGTTGGATATAGAGGAAGCGGGCAAATGACCGCGTGAGTGCGCTCACCTCTCAATTCGGTCGGTGTGCTGTTTCTTTCGAaaccttttgctttttgtttcaatcacGAATAGAACCTAATTATCCGTAATACTAGAAAGAATGCGTGATTGATAACACCTTGACGAAATAACGGGATAACTCCCATTTTGATTCACGCTTATCTCtgcccatttttttgtaatccACTGAAAGTATTCTCAAGAATTAATGGGAACGTTTCTCCTTGTCCCGAATTTATCACGcacgacttttttttgtttctatggAAAAACATTGATGGCCTGCATTTCGTGCGAACCTTAATCCCGCCAACTGATCTCTCACATTCCGGAACTTGACTTTGTTTTACCATGGGGTAGGGGAGGGGAATCCTCTTAGAACGTGAAGAGCGAGTATATTCTTTTGTGTTGGCGTGACAATATCATTACAAACTAttccaattaaaaatttagaaacgtttaaaaagcgattttttcttttacacacTGCGGGATTTTGCTTGACTGTTGCCGTGTGTTTAATGACGTCAACCAGCTGTTTCGGTCGTGCCGATTTCTTTGTGTGTCCCGCAGCGTTCATGCCgccgaattttgtttttctgctgGGCACCTCCCACTATCCCAGCTAGACAAGCAGTCGCCAATTAtattctattcttttttagaaGCCGACTTTGGAATTGCggttgccaaaaaaaattagagTCGGCActgtcaaaaagaaaatccttcGCGGTAGGGGTTTTCTGGaacaaatgctttttttttttttttacatttctctAACGAAcgatgtatttttctttttttcataataAGAAAGAACAAGGCAGGGTAGATTGATCTCGACAGTTGTCTGCTAATGGCTCCCGGGTTTCTTATCGAATGCACGAAGATTCACGATCACGTTGGGGAAGATGGGGTGGGGTGGTGAAAGTAACTGGAACAGGATTGAATGCCGCTTGGATTGATCGATGTACCATGACCTACTTTCCCGAGAAACAATTACCAGAAGACAACTGCGGGACTCACGCATagaaatcaattaaaaacaagtttaaAGAATTTAATGTCTGCGAAAATGGGCAATCATTGTGTGTTTTCCCATGACGTTTTAATCTCGTCATAAGGTTATAAAGACAGCCGTTTATCTGTTGAGCAAACcgacaataacaacaacaaacaaacaaaaacgatagcGAGTGTCGCAAGTTCACTAGACGGTCTAGTGACGTAGTTATCGAGTGCACTATACAGTCGAATCACGCGTGAGTTATCGGGCATAAGCATTTCAGTTGTCGAGTCGTACGGTTTGCTCGTTTTCAAAGGAGCCGTGATTGGCGCGTGATTCTCGCAATCCTTTAATTTGTTACGACATTTGTTGGCTCGTGACACGAACCGtatgtccaaaaaaaaaacttggtgATATAGAACAAAACCAGAACAGATTGGTTTTCAAATAAGGAAATCGAACTTTACTTTGTTGGTATCACGAATTTCAGTGTTCAATCGTTTGTGAAACAGGGTGTCGAATCGAGTGGGTTAAAGATACTTTCAActgttaattttctgttcgatTATTTTTGCAAGGTAATGGTTTCGAATTGCATAATAGCCCAGGTAGATTACTGTCCTATTTTTTGTCCTGCGTGTGGCAATTCGTTTTTCATGATCAGTTTGCCCTCGTGCCACCGATATTCGAGGTTTCTCCTATTACATGAAATTTCGTTTCAATTGACATTTGCGCAATGGGATTAATCATCAAGGTTTGCCCCATTTGACACCGTAACATCAATATCCTTGACCGTGATCGGAACATGTTTTCGCTGGGCATTTGAAACAGTGCGATGTAAATTTATATTCCATTTAATGGAGTACAACGTTTCGCTTATCCGGATGAAAATGGCAAATATTAGGAGAGTGGGGTTTCCCCTTTCAggttaaaaatgaagaaagaaacgtAGTAACTCGCCATTTTGAGCTTGTGAAATCACGAGGTAAACGCTGGCTGATTTTACAAAGAGTTTTCTATGACGTCATTCTCTGATGACGTGTCTCGTCTACTCAGCACTTTCCGTACCactcgttcattttttttttatcttttgccaaacttgtaaagaaaacaaactcggAAATAGCCACATGCAAACTTTcactttaaattttaattgaaaaatttttatcgaTGCAGTTGGCGTATGGAATGGTGTGTTGGGCAGTGAACGACGAAAAAGCTGTATTGGATTCAGCAACCGCCCTTAGTAATAAAATGGAAGTCCAACCCAACGctaaaaaatgcaaattccAAGATCAGTCGGAAATGGAGCTGCCATGTCTTCCTGCAGATCCGTGTCCGGAAATGCGTCCTTTCTGCCATCAGGTGAGTGAATTAATAAGTTCAAACTGAACcttcaattttaaaatttccattttgaagGTCGGAGGACATACCCAATTTTTGCAGCTGGATCAGTCCACCGTTTGCAAGCCTCTCATTCCGCGGGAGTTGAGTTTTTATCTGAACGCACCAGCTGACATTTGCACCTTTACACCCAAGTGCAAAGGTAAACGACGCGTAGCAATATCGTAGTCTATTTTAAACAAACTGATTAGCCAAATCATAAATAGGACAATTCTTAATAGTCATTTGTATACTAATGATTTGGGATCACTGTATGATATTTCATGTCTGAATTTTGAACCGAGATAATTACTTTACTGACGTCACTTTCTATGTGAAAGAGTGTAATGGTGTTCTCCAAATAGAGCACGAAGGATTCTTTTCgagtgaaaaatgaaagaaacaaaagaaaaacgatgcgTTTTTCTTCAGACGCCAAAAACTTTTGGACAGAAATATCCTCCCACCCACGACGGCCCTTTTGTCGGCTCTCgtgctacaaaaaaaaattgacaaaaaGAAGGCGATGTCAGTAAAGATAAACGGCTGGATTAAATTCCTATACAAATCCTGATGGATGGACTATTTAGAGCTTTTTGCAATCCTTTGTTTTATCGTGAGCGTttaccattttctttaattattcagGTGTGATCCAGACGTGGCACCAAGAAGGTCGTCAATACTGGAAACGATTCGCAATGGATGAAATCAGCGTCACGGCCGATCATTCAGAAATCTCTTCCAATACTCGGCACGATGCTCCATTGAGGTAACGTGCTACAGCgagtttttaatttaattacaaaattaaatattcaatGGTCTTGTAGGATATCTCTGGCCGGCCATGAAGCCATTTCTTACCATCCTGCGCACACCTACACTGATGGATCATCTCAATGTGAGTTTTCTCTCCAAAAAAGAgatctttctttgttttttgatgGGCTATTTTCGTATGGTCGGCGCCCCCGTCCATTTCActaagtgtgtgtgtgccagATCTCTCTTCCACTTTTGGTTGTTTTTAATAGAAAATAGTTGGGCTACTCGCCAGATTCGTGTTCCTCTACACGTTCGTGAATTTGTCTGaagcttttctctttcaatttcgtgtcggcaaaaaaaaacgatgaggTACATGTACGAGTAGCCTCTCCGCcttatttaaatttctattCCGCATGACCGACTTGACGTGATCAATTTCTTAATCAGAGgttagaaaattctttttcgtcgGTATCAAATAGGAAGGAGGTAGCAAACTTTTAAAGACCTTGCATTCTACGACATCAAAATATGCTGACTTtcagaagaaaatgaattgcaaATTTATGATGGCATCCCAAGGTTAACAATTTTCCACCTGTCGATTTTTGGCGCTGCTACGCCATTTTTCGTTCGCTAATGAATTGGCAGCACGCGATAGCCATAAAGCGATTATTGCCCAATGTCAACTTAATGCTTTACCGTAACTATGCCAAGTGCGATATTAAAGGCCtcctttcaaaaaatatttccgcTTCCTCCTGTTGCTGGCCTCATTCCTTCCTGTAAAAGATTCAATCAATTCGCACGTGACAATTCAAGGAAATTTCTAACGATGTTTATAATTATTCAGTTTTCATGATGCTGGAGAACGTAGCATCCGCATCGAAATTCGAGCGGCCCTGCGTGCTGGACTTGAAGATGGGCACCAGACAACACGGTGACGATGCATCCGCCGAGAAACGGAACCGGCAAATGGCCAAATGCGCAGCTAGCACTTCCGCTTCTCTCGGACTCCGGCTCTGTGGCATGAAGGTATGTAGTCTGGCTCATTATCTTTCGATCATCTTCCACATCTGCTAAATGCTAAGCTTTTgcgccatttttaaaaattaacattGCGAAGTTGATGTTGTTCAATGTCTTCCTGGCTAGTCCGGCCATTTGGTAGACGGCCAATAAGTTTGGCatcagttttaaaaaagctaagaatataaaagacaacccattttctttttctaaatttgCGATCATCTATTTTTATTCTGGGCCAtctggttttcttttataatacTGACAATGTGTCAACTGTTCAGGTGTACGAAGCCACATCGGACAAGTTCTTTGTCCAGGACAAGTATTTTGGAAGGAGACTTGATGCTGATGGACTACGTAAGGCGTTGGTCCAGTTCTTCGCTAGTGGCGGGGCTCGTCGTGCTGGAATTATTGGAGCCATCCTGGAACGTCTGAGGCTTCTCCGCAAAGCTATTGAACAGCAGGACACATTTCGATTCTATTCGAGGTACATTATCTCAACTAGATTTAATTGAACATTTTTAACTAACGGGAAAATTTGCATAGTTCTTTGTTGATCGTCTACGAAGGATGCGATGAACATTGCGAATTTTTTCTCGGTCGTGATTACCATTTCCTCACTCCTCCACTTGCTAGACGATCTAGCGAGCCGGAGTCAACTGATGTGAGTTGTTACAAACCAGCGAGATGCAGCTCGGACGCGCAAATTCCACGACTAAATGAAGTGGCCATTCCAAGCCAAGTATCCATCGCAGACACTAACGATTGTTACTTGACGGACAGCTGTGAAACTCAGTCTTTTGGTACGAGTCCACAATCCGTTGACAGCGGACTCGATTGCCTCATGATGGAACAAGCTTCGTCGCTGTCCAGCACCAATGAGTGCTGCTGGAAGGGTGTGAATGGCCAGGGCCGTTACAAGCCTATTTTAAAGAATTCATCGACGAGTTACGAGTGTGACAATTCAACAGACAGCACAGACAGTGGAGTCTTCTCTTTGCCAATGGTTAAacagcaatttaaaaaattgaagaaacaaTCGACGACTTACACGGACAGCGAAGAAGAAAGCGATGTGATGTGGCTGGAGGATGGCCAGCAGGTTTCAATGGAGTTGTCAGGCGAGGAAGATGGCGAATTGACGCCCGTGCTGGAAGTCAGCCGGACGGAAGAGTTCACAGCAAATGGAAGCCAAGACAAACCGAATCCAGCTAAAGCGGATAATTGCTGGGCAGATTGTGTCGATGTCCGAATGATCGATTTCGCGCACACGACCTTCTCTGGTTACCTCGGATTGGACGAACGGGTTCATTGGGGCCCCGACAACGGATATCTTTTCGGTCTTGAAAATTTGACAGACATTTTAAGCGAATTGCAAGGATTTTCTGCTCATCAGAGAAACGCCTTATCTTATTGACAATTTAAATTACGCACTGGGACAGacaatatttttcaaaaattccagaTGACAATGATGGCGAACAAGTACAAATATGATGgacaaaacgaaaattcaGACCtgtaaagaaaacaaggtCGGTTAAGAATTAGTGCAACGTTTTTTAATGTATGATCTTCATGTTATTTGGTTAAttgtaaataatttttgtactcaaaaacaataaacactGACATGGATATTGTGGATTGTAATTCTTGAAGATAACCAAAATTGTTGACTACTTAATTTTGCTATTGGAATGAGGTCAAAAAATTGGGTCTATCTCAGTGCGATCCTGATAACAATTGCATGTCATCGTTAATTTCGTGTCTTCTTCTAGTGATGAAGCTACACAAAAAAACAGGACGTTGGTATGAACATTCTGATAATGGC
Encoded proteins:
- the LOC130700383 gene encoding inositol hexakisphosphate kinase 1-like, whose product is MVCWAVNDEKAVLDSATALSNKMEVQPNAKKCKFQDQSEMELPCLPADPCPEMRPFCHQVGGHTQFLQLDQSTVCKPLIPRELSFYLNAPADICTFTPKCKGVIQTWHQEGRQYWKRFAMDEISVTADHSEISSNTRHDAPLRISLAGHEAISYHPAHTYTDGSSQFFMMLENVASASKFERPCVLDLKMGTRQHGDDASAEKRNRQMAKCAASTSASLGLRLCGMKVYEATSDKFFVQDKYFGRRLDADGLRKALVQFFASGGARRAGIIGAILERLRLLRKAIEQQDTFRFYSSSLLIVYEGCDEHCEFFLGRDYHFLTPPLARRSSEPESTDVSCYKPARCSSDAQIPRLNEVAIPSQVSIADTNDCYLTDSCETQSFGTSPQSVDSGLDCLMMEQASSLSSTNECCWKGVNGQGRYKPILKNSSTSYECDNSTDSTDSGVFSLPMVKQQFKKLKKQSTTYTDSEEESDVMWLEDGQQVSMELSGEEDGELTPVLEVSRTEEFTANGSQDKPNPAKADNCWADCVDVRMIDFAHTTFSGYLGLDERVHWGPDNGYLFGLENLTDILSELQGFSAHQRNALSY